From Desulfosoma caldarium, the proteins below share one genomic window:
- a CDS encoding AAA domain-containing protein — MSDPLMLMIKALGLEIAAIRKKTGKTQIELRAGERVGAAGPNWIYRFVVHEDLNLRDDTPIRVTVGQEDVAGLLLSFRDGVLLVALEKDLGPRIAAARLVADDSFLLERLKERLEKVQNGEVSFNRSAADRVLGLKAASTADADPHPLVYSDGAANADQISAVRRSLGSDMTFVWGPPGTGKTSTLARIVEAHYRAGRSVLLVSNTNIAVDTAMERVVERLLGEPQFHQGLVIRKGPVVKPELRQRFGPQVIFDDIVARLSEKLQRDKDDLLREVAPLESEERSLVAALKIYEQLASTREELAANQKMLAATEENIARHEQEAEQHRIRAARARSDLERAQGMGPVRRFFLRLDPKRLAREAAEADQAAQAAFEAARALASDLTRLRAEIARLRKEVDQLVAQTQPYPPPDLIKTRLDKLGILIGQIRKRIEAIDSELAAIEQQVLARCKILGTTVYRTYLDKALQRQFDTVVIDEASMLMPPLVYYAAGLATQSVTVAGDFRQLPPIVMSDEQLTDEWLKRDVFEKAGIPKRLAQRKPTPHLIALGIQYRMCERICTLVNDLFYADHPLRSHPSANRCNGYFPLSEASLLYVDTAPFHPWAALRVGTYSRYNLFHALLVRNIIVHLAETGFLPPAGEPNDAVGVIAPYASQVRLIQSLLNERLGDRAAGVVATVHRYQGNEKAAVVLDLTDSYGTHLSHFLKATRMEQVGARLLNVAVSRARQHLILLGNFQYLRAHAPRDGFVRRLLDHFEHFGEALNVNALLPLAERDWIDGLHLAARATFDLPEEGAGVFNESTFYPAFLMDLARVRESIVIFSPFATPNGTARWADPLRVALARGVKARIVTRPPTEFGGGSSNEVVELVQSLRRLGVKVDLRARMHEKLAILDGRILWHGSLNILSHRDTHESMLRFESPAVCQQLTRLLATPARWGDEDAEVSLHAHENPACPLCGGPTVFKEGRYGIYFTCEDTTCEGKMDMRRGRSQRRSGHGRENEGSKGRGRRQDGARTDTGRKCPTPGCTGRLVERDGRFGRFLGCTNYPRCRYTQNVE; from the coding sequence TTGAGTGACCCCCTGATGCTCATGATCAAGGCGCTCGGCTTAGAGATCGCGGCCATTCGCAAAAAAACCGGCAAGACCCAGATTGAGTTGCGCGCTGGAGAACGCGTCGGTGCGGCCGGCCCCAACTGGATCTATCGCTTCGTGGTGCACGAGGACCTGAACCTGCGGGACGACACACCCATTAGGGTCACAGTGGGCCAGGAGGACGTCGCAGGCCTGTTGTTATCCTTTCGGGACGGGGTGCTACTCGTGGCGCTGGAGAAGGATCTCGGGCCGCGAATCGCAGCCGCCCGTCTAGTCGCCGACGACTCTTTCCTGCTGGAACGCTTGAAAGAGCGTCTCGAGAAAGTGCAAAACGGTGAGGTGTCATTTAATAGGTCCGCGGCCGATCGTGTCTTGGGCCTCAAAGCAGCGTCTACCGCCGATGCCGACCCACACCCCTTGGTCTACAGCGACGGGGCCGCCAACGCTGACCAGATTTCGGCCGTGCGACGCTCGCTCGGCAGCGACATGACCTTCGTCTGGGGGCCGCCCGGCACGGGCAAGACATCCACCCTCGCCCGCATTGTGGAAGCACACTACCGGGCGGGTCGGTCCGTGCTGCTAGTGTCGAATACAAACATTGCCGTGGACACGGCGATGGAACGGGTTGTGGAGCGGCTCCTAGGCGAGCCCCAGTTTCACCAGGGGCTTGTCATCCGCAAAGGGCCTGTGGTGAAGCCCGAGCTGCGCCAGCGCTTCGGGCCGCAGGTCATTTTCGACGACATCGTCGCGCGGCTCAGCGAAAAACTGCAGCGAGACAAGGACGATTTGCTCCGCGAGGTGGCACCCCTTGAGTCCGAGGAGCGCTCGCTCGTCGCGGCACTGAAGATCTACGAGCAGCTCGCTTCCACTCGCGAGGAACTCGCTGCCAACCAGAAAATGCTGGCGGCAACGGAAGAGAACATCGCCAGGCACGAGCAGGAGGCCGAGCAGCACCGCATCCGCGCCGCCAGGGCGCGGTCTGATCTGGAGCGCGCGCAAGGCATGGGACCGGTGCGGCGCTTTTTCTTGAGGCTGGACCCCAAGCGCCTGGCGCGAGAGGCAGCCGAAGCCGATCAGGCGGCACAGGCGGCATTTGAGGCAGCCCGAGCCCTCGCCTCTGACCTCACGAGGTTGAGGGCCGAGATCGCAAGGCTCCGTAAAGAAGTGGACCAGCTCGTTGCCCAAACGCAACCCTATCCGCCGCCCGACCTGATCAAGACGCGGCTCGACAAGCTAGGCATCCTCATTGGCCAGATCCGCAAGCGCATCGAAGCGATCGATAGCGAACTCGCCGCCATCGAGCAGCAAGTCCTCGCCCGCTGCAAGATCCTGGGGACCACCGTTTACCGCACCTACCTCGATAAGGCTTTACAACGCCAGTTCGACACCGTCGTGATCGACGAGGCTTCCATGCTCATGCCGCCGCTCGTCTACTACGCGGCGGGGCTTGCGACGCAGTCGGTGACCGTTGCCGGCGACTTCCGGCAACTCCCGCCAATCGTCATGTCCGACGAGCAGCTCACAGATGAGTGGCTTAAGCGCGACGTCTTCGAAAAGGCCGGTATCCCCAAACGCCTCGCGCAGCGCAAGCCCACCCCGCACCTCATCGCGCTGGGCATTCAGTATCGAATGTGTGAGCGGATCTGCACGCTTGTTAACGATCTCTTTTATGCCGACCACCCCCTGCGTTCGCACCCGAGCGCAAACCGCTGCAACGGCTATTTCCCCCTCTCCGAAGCATCCCTGCTCTACGTGGACACGGCGCCCTTTCACCCGTGGGCGGCGCTCCGGGTCGGGACGTATTCACGCTACAACCTTTTTCATGCGCTCCTGGTCCGGAACATTATCGTCCACCTTGCCGAGACGGGCTTCTTGCCTCCGGCTGGCGAGCCCAACGATGCCGTGGGGGTCATCGCCCCGTACGCTTCGCAGGTGCGCCTAATCCAGTCACTGCTCAACGAACGCCTCGGCGACCGCGCCGCCGGGGTCGTCGCCACCGTCCACCGCTACCAGGGCAACGAGAAGGCGGCGGTGGTGCTCGACCTTACCGACTCGTACGGCACCCACCTTAGCCACTTCCTCAAAGCCACCCGCATGGAGCAGGTGGGTGCGCGCCTGCTCAACGTGGCCGTGAGTCGTGCGCGGCAACACTTGATCCTCCTCGGCAACTTCCAGTACCTGCGGGCGCACGCACCGCGCGACGGATTCGTGCGCCGACTCCTGGACCACTTCGAGCACTTCGGCGAGGCGCTTAACGTGAATGCATTACTACCGCTGGCCGAGCGCGACTGGATCGATGGCTTACACCTCGCGGCGCGCGCCACTTTCGACCTTCCAGAGGAAGGGGCTGGCGTGTTTAACGAGAGCACCTTCTACCCGGCGTTCCTCATGGACCTCGCCCGCGTCCGGGAGTCCATCGTCATCTTTTCGCCTTTCGCAACCCCAAACGGCACGGCTCGTTGGGCTGATCCCCTGCGTGTGGCCCTCGCCCGTGGCGTGAAAGCCCGCATCGTCACCCGCCCGCCCACGGAGTTTGGCGGTGGTTCGTCCAATGAAGTCGTGGAGCTGGTCCAGTCGCTCCGCCGCCTGGGCGTGAAAGTGGACCTACGCGCGCGAATGCATGAGAAACTGGCCATCCTCGATGGGCGCATCCTCTGGCACGGTTCACTGAACATTCTCTCGCACCGCGACACGCACGAGAGCATGCTGCGCTTTGAGAGCCCGGCTGTGTGCCAACAGCTCACCCGCCTCCTCGCCACACCGGCCCGCTGGGGCGACGAGGACGCCGAGGTGTCCCTGCACGCCCACGAAAACCCTGCGTGTCCCCTGTGTGGTGGGCCGACGGTGTTCAAAGAAGGACGCTACGGGATCTACTTCACATGCGAGGACACCACCTGTGAAGGAAAGATGGACATGCGCAGAGGCCGCAGTCAGCGTAGAAGCGGGCATGGGCGCGAAAACGAGGGCAGCAAAGGCCGTGGGCGAAGACAAGACGGCGCGCGTACCGATACCGGCCGGAAGTGTCCCACGCCAGGGTGCACTGGGAGGCTCGTGGAGCGCGACGGTCGGTTCGGTCGATTCCTCGGCTGCACGAACTACCCCCGTTGCCGGTACACGCAGAACGTGGAGTGA